One genomic window of Octopus bimaculoides isolate UCB-OBI-ISO-001 chromosome 2, ASM119413v2, whole genome shotgun sequence includes the following:
- the LOC128247020 gene encoding uncharacterized protein LOC128247020, with protein sequence MASITRDLSSQMYLLRPVEFIKFLFLKEFICWATQDLILLEVVPIFWMECIEADILWPDAFPATNPHLFLSEIIFSYGQRSFHRILEMNDTTCMTITQEVENFFDP encoded by the exons atggcgtccattaccagag atttaagttcccaaatgtatttactaaggcccgtagagttcattaaatttctgttcttaaaagaattcatatgttggGCCACCCAGGATTTAATTTTATTGGAAGTCGTCCCAAT ATTTTGGATGGAGTGTATTGAAGCAGatattctatggccagatgcctttcctgcaaccaaccctcatctgtttctaagtgagataatattttcctatggACAGAgaagttttcacagaatattggaaatgaatgatacaacTTGCATGACAATAAcacaagaagttgaaaatttttttgacccatga